In Felis catus isolate Fca126 chromosome C2, F.catus_Fca126_mat1.0, whole genome shotgun sequence, a single window of DNA contains:
- the EXOG gene encoding nuclease EXOG, mitochondrial, whose protein sequence is MAAGSFASRLRGSRRFLSVFVAGAVVGAAGGGFTALQVLRSQEAEAALAVREPDGCAEKALLEQFGVPLTGTETRRYTNHALSYDQSKRVPRWVLEHISKSKIMGDADRKHCKFKPDPNIPPTFSAFNEDYVGSGWSRGHMAPAGNNKFSSQAMAETFYLSNIVPQNFDNNAGYWNRMEMYCRELTERFEDVWIVSGPLTLPQTGSDGKKTVSYQVIGEDNVAVPSHLYKVILARRSPVSAEPLALGAFVVPNEAIGFQRQLSEFQVSLQDLEKLSGLVFFPHLDRTSGIRNICSVDTCKLLDFQEFTLYLSTRKIEGARSVSRLEKVMENLKNAGIEPDDYFMNRYKKKLEELKAKEQSGILERKPS, encoded by the exons ATGGCCGCGGGAAGTTTTGCTTCCCGCCTCAGGGGCTCCCGGCGCTTTCTGAGTGTCTTCGTGGCCGGAGCTGTGGTGGGCGCCGCGGGAGGCGGGTTCACGGCCCTGCAGGTGCTCCGGAGTCAGGAGGCTGAGGCAGCGTTGGCGGTGAGGGAGCCCGACG GTTGTGCAGAAAAGGCTCTCTTGGAACAATTTGGAGTCCCTTTAACTGGAACAGAGACTAGGCGTTACACTAATCATGCCTTGTCTTATGATCAGTCGAAGCGGGTGCCTAGATGGGTACTTGAACATATATCCAAAAGCAAGATAATGG GTGATGCCGACAGAAAACATTGTAAATTTAAGCCTGATCCCAACATCCCTCCAACCTTCAGTGCCTTCAACGAAGACTATGTTGGGAGTGGGTGGTCACGAGGACACATGGCTCCAGCAGGAAATAACAAATTTTCATCT CAAGCCATGGCTGAAACCTTTTACCTTTCTAATATTGTGCCTCAGAATTTTGATAATAATGCTGGATATTGGAACAG aatggAAATGTACTGTCGAGAACTGACGGAGAGGTTTGAAGATGTTTGGATCGTGTCTGGACCGTTGACTTTACCTCAGACTGGAAGTgatggaaagaaaacagttaGTTACCAG GTGATCGGTGAGGATAATGTGGCGGTCCCCTCGCACCTTTATAAGGTGATCCTGGCTCGCAGAAGCCCAGTGTCCGCCGAACCACTGGCACTAGGGGCCTTCGTGGTGCCCAATGAGGCCATTGGCTTCCAACGCCAGTTAAGTGAATTCCAAGTGAGTCTTCAGGACCTGGAGAAGTTATCAGGACTGGTGTTTTTTCCTCATTTGGATAGAACTAGCGGTATCAGGAATATCTGCTCTGTGGACACCTGTAAACTCCTGGATTTCCAGGAGTTCACCCTGTACCTGAGCACGAGAAAGATTGAGGGAGCCCGATCAGTATCCAGACTGGAAAAGGTCATGGAAAATTTGAAGAACGCAGGGATTGAACCAGATGATTACTTCATGAACCGCTATAAGAAGAAACTAGAAGAACTCAAAGCTAAGGAGCAGTCAGGAATCCTGGAGAGAAAGCCATCTTAG